One window of Apteryx mantelli isolate bAptMan1 chromosome 8, bAptMan1.hap1, whole genome shotgun sequence genomic DNA carries:
- the FNDC7 gene encoding fibronectin type III domain-containing protein 7 isoform X1 — MGGGKRTSLLVVALICSNLETIFSANTGFSMSIYDVTSRSIYLSWPKFSGASSYKVTANPVNTVGQSLLAHFSDVTLKGTLTSLIPNTIYVIQAEAIDKNGIILAETQIMQSTAPDIPVIDQAYSKLSNSITVEWRAVLGATSYLLTAQDGDSFIETTVTNSPGTVTGLKAATLYRITIRSINSGGRSQPSPSRKAKTVLAAPILSVSSPSCNSIAVSWKAVYMAAGFSVSLMRSDGLGRMLKENTTNTSLIFTDLDPGTLYTIKAYAWNVNGMPGDDFTYNQRTSPKAPADVQVAFNSGTLRAIVSWMPTEGALTYSVIASNRLLKLKCNTSSTSCMVPSLQCGSEYSVFVIAHNDAGSSKPTVAVNLRTIPCAPGSISIEEDETGILLVSWSSVNFGRYYVVFVKSDDGLEVHCNTSHTQCHFQSDCGFTYFISVFAYNKAGQSPLGDVFNYTTAPCCPSDFSAVVVSSDTLQVTWSPVRGAEMYETRAADWTGVVLCNDTAPACTLSALRCSTQYNITVYSFSEVRGSNKSCASKYVATAPCSPEIKNISKDALSVISVYWQSNNDEATYIVTARGEAGLWHCTSSGNSCTIINLPCGSVFSVSAIARSPAGQSLPSYSVPLETAPCCPNDLTLTQVTQSVTNISWSVGMGAQTYVTTLESPKGQAKCHTLQNYCLLGCITRGTNYTVSLKAVSETGLTSSCTYQGYSSSACCPSGVKLYRLGNNGIRVHWRASEEMTTYNTDLYGSKSNFTCAPHSGLSHCDITEIPCGDVYSVVVTPATAKGLKLTLCPKNIYSVTCSGSSVGMGKSTEYINSKSIVFIKHVSII; from the exons ATGGGCGGTGGGAAGCGCACGTCGCTCCTGGTCGTGGCACTGATCTGCAGCAACCTGGAAACG ATCTTTTCAGCTAACACAG gTTTCTCTATGTCTATATATGATGTGACATCAAGAAGCATTTATCTCAGCTGGCCCAAGTTCTCAGGAGCCTCTTCTTACAAAGTTACAGCTAATCCTGTGAATACTGTAGGCCAGTCATTATTGGCTCATTTTAGTGATGTTACTCTTAAAGGTACTCTGACTTCATTAATTCCCAATACTATTTACGTTATACAAGCAGAAGCCATTGACAAGAATGGAATTATTCTGGCTGAAACACAGATTATGCAGTCGACAG CTCCAGACATACCTGTTATTGACCAAGCTTATTCAAAACTTAGCAACAGTATCACAGTGGAATGGAGAGCTGTTCTTGGGGCCACTAGTTATCTACTGACTGCACAAGATGGAGATTCCTTCATTGAAACTACAGTCACAAATTCACCAGGCACAGTGACAGGATTGAAAGCTGCTACCCTGTACAGAATCACCATCAGATCTATAAATTCAGGTGGAAGAAGCCAACCTTCACCTTCCAGAAAAGCAAAAACAG TCCTGGCCGCTCCAATCCTGTCGGTAAGTTCTCCGAGCTGCAACTCCATTGCGGTGAGCTGGAAAGCTGTGTACATGGCAGCAGGATTCTCTGTGTCCCTCATGAGGTCCGATGGTTTGGGCAGAATGCTGAAAGAGAACACCACCAATACCTCCTTGATATTCACAGATCTAGACCCAGGAACTCTCTATACTATCAAGGCATATGCCTGGAATGTCAATGGGATGCCTGGAGATGATTTCACATATAACCAAAGAACAA GTCCGAAGGCACCAGCGGATGTTCAAGTAGCTTTTAATAGTGGCACTTTAAGAGCTATTGTTTCTTGGATGCCAACAGAAGGAGCTCTAACTTACAGTGTGATAGCCTCCAATAGACTCTTGAAATTGAAGTGTAACACGTCTTCTACCTCCTGCATGGTGCCATCACTCCAATGTGGATCAGAATATTCTGTTTTTGTCATAGCACATAATGATGCTGGATCCAGTAAACCAACTGTTGCAGTAAACTTAAGAACTA tCCCTTGTGCACCAGGAAGTATATCAATTGAAGAGGATGAAACTGGTATCCTGTTGGTATCATGGTCTAGCGTGAATTTTGGTCGTTATTACGTGGTTTTTGTGAAAAGCGATGATGGCTTGGAAGTGCACTGCAACACATCCCATACTCAGTGCCATTTCCAGTCAGACTGCGGCTTCACCTATTTCATTAGCGTCTTTGCATATAACAAGGCGGGGCAGAGTCCTTTAGGTGATGTATTCAATTACACTACTG CGCCTTGTTGCCCCAGCGACTTCAGTGCCGTGGTGGTGTCGAGTGACACGCTGCAGGTTACCTGGTCTCCTGTCCGTGGTGCTGAAATGTATGAAACCAGAGCTGCTGACTGGACCGGCGTGGTGCTCTGCAATGACACGGCCCCGGCGTGCACCTTATCGGCTCTGCGGTGTAGCACCCAGTACAATATCACCGTTTATTCTTTCAGTGAAGTCAGGGGCAGCAATAAGTCATGTGCATCTAAATATGTGGCAACAG ctccttgcagtcctgaaattaaaaatatctcAAAAGACGCTCTTTCTGTAATCAGCGTGTACTGGCAATCTAATAATGATGAAGCTACATATATCGTCACTGCCAGAGGAGAGGCTGGATTGTGGCACTGCACAAGCTCTGGAAACTCCTGTACCATAATTAATCTTCCCTGTGGATCTGTTTTCTCTGTTAGTGCTATAGCAAGATCACCAGCAGGACAGAGCTTACCAAGCTACAGTGTCCCTTTAGAGACAG ctCCTTGTTGCCCTAATGACCTGACACTAACTCAAGTGACACAGTCTGTAACAAATATCAGCTGGTCCGTTGGGATGGGTGCACAGACATATGTAACGACATTGGAGTCTCCAAAAGGACAGGCAAAGTGTCACACTCTTCAAAACTATTGTCTCCTGGGATGCATCACACGTGGCACCAACTATACAGTATCTCTGAAAGCAGTCAGTGAAACTGGTTTGACATCCAGTTGCACCTATCAAGGATATTCTTCCA GTGCTTGCTGTCCTTCTGGGGTGAAGCTATACAGACTTGGCAATAATGGTATCCGGGTACACTGGAGAGCTTCTGAAGAAATGACAACTTACAATACTGACCTATATGGCTCAAAAAGCAATTTCACCTGTGCCCCTCACTCAGGTCTAAGTCACTGTGATATCACTGAGATACCTTGTGGGGATGTCTACTCAGTGGTAGTAACTCCGGCTACTGCTAAAGGGCTGAAACTTACACTTTgtcctaaaaatatatattcag TAACTTGTTCTGGAAGCTCTGTTGGAATGGGTAAGAGCACAGAGTATATTAATTCCAAATCCATAGTGTTTATAAAACATGTTAGCATCATATAA
- the FNDC7 gene encoding fibronectin type III domain-containing protein 7 isoform X2: MGGGKRTSLLVVALICSNLETIFSANTGFSMSIYDVTSRSIYLSWPKFSGASSYKVTANPVNTVGQSLLAHFSDVTLKGTLTSLIPNTIYVIQAEAIDKNGIILAETQIMQSTAPDIPVIDQAYSKLSNSITVEWRAVLGATSYLLTAQDGDSFIETTVTNSPGTVTGLKAATLYRITIRSINSGGRSQPSPSRKAKTVLAAPILSVSSPSCNSIAVSWKAVYMAAGFSVSLMRSDGLGRMLKENTTNTSLIFTDLDPGTLYTIKAYAWNVNGMPGDDFTYNQRTSPKAPADVQVAFNSGTLRAIVSWMPTEGALTYSVIASNRLLKLKCNTSSTSCMVPSLQCGSEYSVFVIAHNDAGSSKPTVAVNLRTIPCAPGSISIEEDETGILLVSWSSVNFGRYYVVFVKSDDGLEVHCNTSHTQCHFQSDCGFTYFISVFAYNKAGQSPLGDVFNYTTAPCCPSDFSAVVVSSDTLQVTWSPVRGAEMYETRAADWTGVVLCNDTAPACTLSALRCSTQYNITVYSFSEVRGSNKSCASKYVATAPCSPEIKNISKDALSVISVYWQSNNDEATYIVTARGEAGLWHCTSSGNSCTIINLPCGSVFSVSAIARSPAGQSLPSYSVPLETAPCCPNDLTLTQVTQSVTNISWSVGMGAQTYVTTLESPKGQAKCHTLQNYCLLGCITRGTNYTVSLKAVSETGLTSSCTYQGYSSSACCPSGVKLYRLGNNGIRVHWRASEEMTTYNTDLYGSKSNFTCAPHSGLSHCDITEIPCGDVYSVVVTPATAKGLKLTLCPKNIYSVTCSGSSVGMVIYRKRNA, translated from the exons ATGGGCGGTGGGAAGCGCACGTCGCTCCTGGTCGTGGCACTGATCTGCAGCAACCTGGAAACG ATCTTTTCAGCTAACACAG gTTTCTCTATGTCTATATATGATGTGACATCAAGAAGCATTTATCTCAGCTGGCCCAAGTTCTCAGGAGCCTCTTCTTACAAAGTTACAGCTAATCCTGTGAATACTGTAGGCCAGTCATTATTGGCTCATTTTAGTGATGTTACTCTTAAAGGTACTCTGACTTCATTAATTCCCAATACTATTTACGTTATACAAGCAGAAGCCATTGACAAGAATGGAATTATTCTGGCTGAAACACAGATTATGCAGTCGACAG CTCCAGACATACCTGTTATTGACCAAGCTTATTCAAAACTTAGCAACAGTATCACAGTGGAATGGAGAGCTGTTCTTGGGGCCACTAGTTATCTACTGACTGCACAAGATGGAGATTCCTTCATTGAAACTACAGTCACAAATTCACCAGGCACAGTGACAGGATTGAAAGCTGCTACCCTGTACAGAATCACCATCAGATCTATAAATTCAGGTGGAAGAAGCCAACCTTCACCTTCCAGAAAAGCAAAAACAG TCCTGGCCGCTCCAATCCTGTCGGTAAGTTCTCCGAGCTGCAACTCCATTGCGGTGAGCTGGAAAGCTGTGTACATGGCAGCAGGATTCTCTGTGTCCCTCATGAGGTCCGATGGTTTGGGCAGAATGCTGAAAGAGAACACCACCAATACCTCCTTGATATTCACAGATCTAGACCCAGGAACTCTCTATACTATCAAGGCATATGCCTGGAATGTCAATGGGATGCCTGGAGATGATTTCACATATAACCAAAGAACAA GTCCGAAGGCACCAGCGGATGTTCAAGTAGCTTTTAATAGTGGCACTTTAAGAGCTATTGTTTCTTGGATGCCAACAGAAGGAGCTCTAACTTACAGTGTGATAGCCTCCAATAGACTCTTGAAATTGAAGTGTAACACGTCTTCTACCTCCTGCATGGTGCCATCACTCCAATGTGGATCAGAATATTCTGTTTTTGTCATAGCACATAATGATGCTGGATCCAGTAAACCAACTGTTGCAGTAAACTTAAGAACTA tCCCTTGTGCACCAGGAAGTATATCAATTGAAGAGGATGAAACTGGTATCCTGTTGGTATCATGGTCTAGCGTGAATTTTGGTCGTTATTACGTGGTTTTTGTGAAAAGCGATGATGGCTTGGAAGTGCACTGCAACACATCCCATACTCAGTGCCATTTCCAGTCAGACTGCGGCTTCACCTATTTCATTAGCGTCTTTGCATATAACAAGGCGGGGCAGAGTCCTTTAGGTGATGTATTCAATTACACTACTG CGCCTTGTTGCCCCAGCGACTTCAGTGCCGTGGTGGTGTCGAGTGACACGCTGCAGGTTACCTGGTCTCCTGTCCGTGGTGCTGAAATGTATGAAACCAGAGCTGCTGACTGGACCGGCGTGGTGCTCTGCAATGACACGGCCCCGGCGTGCACCTTATCGGCTCTGCGGTGTAGCACCCAGTACAATATCACCGTTTATTCTTTCAGTGAAGTCAGGGGCAGCAATAAGTCATGTGCATCTAAATATGTGGCAACAG ctccttgcagtcctgaaattaaaaatatctcAAAAGACGCTCTTTCTGTAATCAGCGTGTACTGGCAATCTAATAATGATGAAGCTACATATATCGTCACTGCCAGAGGAGAGGCTGGATTGTGGCACTGCACAAGCTCTGGAAACTCCTGTACCATAATTAATCTTCCCTGTGGATCTGTTTTCTCTGTTAGTGCTATAGCAAGATCACCAGCAGGACAGAGCTTACCAAGCTACAGTGTCCCTTTAGAGACAG ctCCTTGTTGCCCTAATGACCTGACACTAACTCAAGTGACACAGTCTGTAACAAATATCAGCTGGTCCGTTGGGATGGGTGCACAGACATATGTAACGACATTGGAGTCTCCAAAAGGACAGGCAAAGTGTCACACTCTTCAAAACTATTGTCTCCTGGGATGCATCACACGTGGCACCAACTATACAGTATCTCTGAAAGCAGTCAGTGAAACTGGTTTGACATCCAGTTGCACCTATCAAGGATATTCTTCCA GTGCTTGCTGTCCTTCTGGGGTGAAGCTATACAGACTTGGCAATAATGGTATCCGGGTACACTGGAGAGCTTCTGAAGAAATGACAACTTACAATACTGACCTATATGGCTCAAAAAGCAATTTCACCTGTGCCCCTCACTCAGGTCTAAGTCACTGTGATATCACTGAGATACCTTGTGGGGATGTCTACTCAGTGGTAGTAACTCCGGCTACTGCTAAAGGGCTGAAACTTACACTTTgtcctaaaaatatatattcag TAACTTGTTCTGGAAGCTCTGTTGGAATGG TGATTTATAGAAAGAGAAATGCATAA